GCTGCACCGGAGCACTCCGCCCGCCCCGCTCCAGAATCCCCCGACTTGAGGAACAAGACGGTTATGAGCCGGCGTTTCATCGACCATGGAGACGGCACCATCACCGATGCCGATACCGGCCTGATGTGGCGCGCCGATGGCGGCACGCCCGATCTGCCGGGCGTGCCGGGCGGGCGGAAGCCATGGTCCGGTCCCCTCGCCGCGCCGCCCGCCGAGTTGCCGACGCTGCGCACCGGCTGCTTCGGGCCGCTGCCCGATCTGGACCTCTCCGGCCGGCCGGTCGGCTATGCGGTGTTCGACTATATCGACGGGCTGAACGCCGCGGCCTTCGCCGGTTACGCGGACTGGCGCCTGCCCAACGTCAACGAGCTGGCCAGCCTGGTGAACGAGGCGGTGCCGCATAGCCATTTCTGGCTGATGGAGAACGGCTTCCGCAACCTCGAAACCCACTGCAACTTCTGGAGTTCGACCACCTGCCACGGTCATCCCGACCAGGCGTGGCACGTCCATTTCACCAACAGCGGCAACGTCCACACCAGCTACAAGGCGTGGTGCGCCCATCATGTGCTGCCGGTGCGTGGCCGGAACAGCGGCCCGAGCCGCATCCTGCAGACCGGACAGACCCTGTGCTACAGCGCCGATCTGGTGCCGCAGCCCCTGCCGGACGGCAGCGGGCGCGGCCAGGATGGCGACCTGCGCCTTGGCACGCCCTGGCCGGCGGACCGCTTCGAGGTGCGCGACGGAGGCTCGGCCGGCCGGGTGGTGGTCGACCGCCTCATG
This region of Azospirillum thiophilum genomic DNA includes:
- a CDS encoding DUF1566 domain-containing protein produces the protein MSRRFIDHGDGTITDADTGLMWRADGGTPDLPGVPGGRKPWSGPLAAPPAELPTLRTGCFGPLPDLDLSGRPVGYAVFDYIDGLNAAAFAGYADWRLPNVNELASLVNEAVPHSHFWLMENGFRNLETHCNFWSSTTCHGHPDQAWHVHFTNSGNVHTSYKAWCAHHVLPVRGRNSGPSRILQTGQTLCYSADLVPQPLPDGSGRGQDGDLRLGTPWPADRFEVRDGGSAGRVVVDRLMGLAWASPLNLAMPRDAAVEMVPRCYAGYCGLDGWRLPEREELRSLTDYGCSNLLDLMHRAGFEDVRNVDYWVGTPYANVPDSYAWSFGLAWGLYARERAGFRAGVWPVCPFPLPV